The stretch of DNA AAATCGGCTGCTGTAAGCCAAATGACTTACGATCAAAAGTTTTCGATTTATCGTCATTCTTTACAGCAAGTCGACGCCGACAAAGCATTGGTCACCAGGACACTCGAAGACTTGAAGCGAACGAAGGTACGTGCTCCCATCCGGGGATTGTTGACAGAGCGTTTTGTTGAGGAAGGGGATTGGGTTGGAGAAGGCGGAAAGCTTTTCAGAATAAGCGATTATCGGAAAATAAGACTTGAGCCCTTTCTGACAGATCTTGAGGTTGGAAAACTTGACATGAAGAAGGTCGAAACTGAGGGAATTAGGGCTGAAATTACCGTAGACGCATATCCCGGGAAAGTTTTCCAGGGCAAGCTCACATATATTCAAGGTGTCGCAGGGCCTAACCGTTTGTTTCAGTCACGATTCTATCTTGATAATCCCGACATGCTGTTGTTGCAAGGGATGTACGCGAGAGGCTCTACTGTGCTGGAAACAGTTCCTGATGTTTTGAAGGTACCAATCCTGGGATTGCTCGATGAGACTAGAGAAAATGAAGCCAACTCGTGTTTCACTGTCGATGCGGAGCATAAAGCGCGACTCACGAGGGTTAAAGTAGGCTCAATGGATTCGGAATTTGCGGAGATTACTGAAGGTCTTAAGATCGGAGACATAGTTGTGGTTGAAGGTAAGGAGGTAATCGTAGATGGTCAGCCACTCCATACAATGGGCGCTTCTGAATGGAACGAAAAGCGAGGCGAGATCCAAAGGAAACTTGATTGAACATATTTTGAATTGATTTTCTACGAATTACGAGATAAAATGCGACTTATTGGGAGTTTTGTCGTGAAGCGATTAATAATTCTATACTCCGTAGTCCTAGTTTTAAGCTTGAGTGTGGCTGTCTACGCTGAAAATATTCCAGTCGGGGGATCCAATACTCCCCAGACAGCGGTTTCGCAGCAGGTCGGCTCTCAACAACAATTTTACGGATATGTTCCGCCCCCTCCAATTAGACACACGTGGCCTGGTGGTTACAAAGTCATATTCCATGAGATGATGAATACTCTCATGGAACATATCATTGGTCATTACTAGAGCGTGATGCGCATTCAGAAAGACTGTCCTTCTCAAGTCGTGTTTAAGTCGATTTGAGTGTGGGACACCGTTTACTCCGGAATGCCGGTGAGCGTTCCCTCAGTATCTTTCAAGAGATCACACCATTAAATCCCACGGTTGATAAAAAAATGAGCTTCAATTCGAGATGTTTGCAGCCTTAATGATCATGAATCATTTTCCAGTGTTCAGTATCTAAAATAGTAAACATCACAGGAGGTGTTCATCATGATATCAACTGTTTCAGACACAACATCCAATTGCGGATGCGGCCCTGCTCCTAGTTATCCTGGTGAAGAATGTTGTGACTGTCGTCCTAAGGTGGCGTTAACACCAGAAGAAGAGGCAATTCTTAAGAAACTTAGATCTCTAAAAACGGAGGCAAGGTACCTGATATCAAGATTGAAGGATATTGAGAACCACCGTTTTGATAAAATGGATAGCGCCTCTGTTTCTATGGAAGGTGAATGGTTGAGGATTTCAAATGAGATCGATAGCCTCCGGACTATGTGGAG from Desulfomonilaceae bacterium encodes:
- a CDS encoding efflux RND transporter periplasmic adaptor subunit; this encodes MYYLRLLLLGAIILAVGVIVGSCSEKLKKPPVLPLNVGVRTVEKGDIVKRLYVSGSLVYDVNTIVSAEVSAQVKAILVKDGGAVKKDEILLTFDDVKIKTLADQAQANLQRDEATLEFNRTEWGKNLELLKSAAVSQMTYDQKFSIYRHSLQQVDADKALVTRTLEDLKRTKVRAPIRGLLTERFVEEGDWVGEGGKLFRISDYRKIRLEPFLTDLEVGKLDMKKVETEGIRAEITVDAYPGKVFQGKLTYIQGVAGPNRLFQSRFYLDNPDMLLLQGMYARGSTVLETVPDVLKVPILGLLDETRENEANSCFTVDAEHKARLTRVKVGSMDSEFAEITEGLKIGDIVVVEGKEVIVDGQPLHTMGASEWNEKRGEIQRKLD